A segment of the Pseudomonas versuta genome:
CACGGCTTCGGCCTCACCAGCGTGCCACTCGCTGCCGCGGCTTTAGCCGTGCTGGCGCTGCTGGTCACCCTGATTACTTTTCGCCAGAACGGCAATTCCGAGCTGGCTGCTACCACACACTAATCCTTGCGAGGGCTGCATAAATGACCACGATTTTCGATCCGATCAAGCTGGGCGACCTTGAACTGCCTAACCGCATCATCATGGCCCCCCTCACCCGCTGCCGCGCCGATGAAGGGCGGGTTCCAAACGCGCTGATGGCTGAATATTACGTTCAGCGCGCGTCAGCAGGCCTGATCCTGAGCGAAGCCACTTCGGTAACGCCGATGGGCGTTGGCTACCCTGACACCCCTGGCATCTGGTCTGCCGACCAGGTCCGAGGCTGGACCAACATCACCAAGGCGGTACACGCGGCCGGTGGCCGTATCGCGCTGCAGTTGTGGCACGTTGGCCGGATCTCCCACGAGATCTATCTGAACGGGGAAGCCCCTGTTGCACCCTGCGCCATTGCAGCCAAAGGCCATGTAAGCCTGGTGCGCCCGATGGTTGATTTCCCGACGCCACGCGCACTGGAAACCGCCGAGATTGCAGACATTGTCGAGGCTTACCGCACCGGTGCCGAGAACGCCAAGGCCGCAGGTTTTGACGGCGTAGAAATCCATGGCGCCAATGGTTACTTGCTCGATCAGTTCCTGCAAAGCAGCACCAACACGCGCACTGACCAATACGGAGGTTCAGTCGAGAACCGCGCTCGTCTGTTACTGGAAGTCACCGATGCCGCCATTGATATCTGGGGCGCGGGCCGCGTTGGCGTGCATTTGTCGCCACGTGCCGACCTGCATGACATGGGTGATGAGAATCTGGCTGAAACCTTTGGTTATGTAGCCCGTGAACTCGGCAAGCGCGGCATCGCCTATATCTGTGCCCGCGAGCATGAAGCGGCAGACAGCCTCGGCCCGCAGCTCAAGGCAGCCTTTGGCGGCCCGTACATCGTCAATGAGCGCTTCACAAAAGACAGCGCCAATGCCTGGATCGCAGCGGGTAAAGCCGATGCTGTCGCATTCGGTGTGCCATTCATTGCCAACCCAGACCTGCCAGCACGCCTGAAGGCCGATGCACCGCTCAATGAAGCGCATCCAGAGACCTTCTATGCCAAAGGTCCTGTCGGCTATATCGACTATCCAACGCTGTAATCGCAGAGCGGGAACGGGTTCATCCTGAACAGGTTTCACACCTGCTACGAAAAACGCCCAAGGCCATGGCCTTGGGCGTTTTGCATTTTATTCGGGTGAACGGTCCGTCAACATGGCTGCAACTGCGAACACATTTTTCAAGGCAAAAAAAAGGGGCGGTTTGACCCGCCCACATTTTTTCCCTATTCCCTTTTATCCCTTTCATCATCCTGATGAATCGCATCATGCGATGTCCTTCAGCGTTCATCCTTGAGCACTGTGTCGATCCGTCGACACAGTTGAGATACTAAAGCCTTTAAAAATGGCTGCAAGCACATCAGTTAGGATTTGTTATTGCAGATCAGTTTTTAAAAAAGTATAAAACCTTTTAAATTCAACAAGTTAAAATATATTTAAGTAACAAAAAGACTATCTGCAAGTCCCTTTCCGCACTTGGCTTACATAAAAAGTAAGCAAAGGCTTACAGCCCCTGACAGATAAACTTCCCCACGGTCCCTGACTGCACATTTGAAAGTAACCCGCGGCCCGCGCGTACATAAAAAACCCCTCGGGCGGGCATTGATCCAGATTGTGCATGCATAAAAAAACCCCGAATAATTCGGGGTTTTTTAGCTATCAGGACGCCTGTTATTGAAACAACGACTCACTGGACAAACCGTTGCGTTCAAGGATTTCTCGCAGACGCTTGAGCCCCTCTACTTGAATCTGCCGAACACGTTCGCGCGTCAGGCCAATTTCCAGGCCAACGTCTTCAAGAGTGCTGCTTTCATGACCACGCAGCCCGAACCGGCGAATCACCACCTCGCGCTGCTTGTCTGTAAGTTCAGACAGCCACTGGTCAATACTTTGTGACAAGTCATCGTCCTGAAGCAGCTCGCAAGGATCTGTAGGTCGATCATCTGTCAGGGTATCGAGCAGGGTTTTATCAGAATCAGGGCCTAGAGAAACATCTACCGAGGACACCCGCTCATTCAGCCCAAGCATGCGCTTGACCTCCGAGACGGGTTTTTCGAGCAGATTGGCGATTTCTTCAGGGGAAGGTTCGTGATCGAGCTTTTGCGTAAGTTCCCGCGCGGCTCGCAAGTAGACATTGAGCTCTTTAACGACATGGATCGGCAAACGGATTGTGCGGGTCTGGTTCATGATCGCCCGTTCAATCGTTTGGCGGATCCACCAGGTGGCGTATGTCGAGAAGCGGAATCCGCGTTCGGGGTCAAACTTTTCGACTGCCCGAATCAGCCCCAGGTTGCCCTCTTCAATCAGATCCAGCAGCGATAGCCCACGATTGACATAGCGTCGGGCGATTTTCACCACCAGTCGCAAGTTACTTTCAATCATGCGTTTGCGGCCGGCCGGATCTCCGCTTTGCGAAAGGCGCGCGAAGTGAACTTCTTCTGCAGGGGAGAGTAACGGGGAAAAGCCAATTTCATTGAGGTACAGCTGGGTCGCATCGAGCGCCCGGGTGTAGTCAATGTACTTGTGTTGTTTTGTAGCGGTCGCTTTTTTGGACTTGGTCCGGGGTGTAGGGGTGGTGTCGTCTTCTTCTGACATCAATTCTCTGTCGATGCCGGAGTCCATAAGGAGCACCTCATCGTCGATGTCAAACCCCGGCGCTTCTTTACTGAGAGCCATTGTTGTAGTCCTTTGGTGAGTTCGACCTCAAGCTCAAGCATCGCCTATA
Coding sequences within it:
- a CDS encoding alkene reductase produces the protein MTTIFDPIKLGDLELPNRIIMAPLTRCRADEGRVPNALMAEYYVQRASAGLILSEATSVTPMGVGYPDTPGIWSADQVRGWTNITKAVHAAGGRIALQLWHVGRISHEIYLNGEAPVAPCAIAAKGHVSLVRPMVDFPTPRALETAEIADIVEAYRTGAENAKAAGFDGVEIHGANGYLLDQFLQSSTNTRTDQYGGSVENRARLLLEVTDAAIDIWGAGRVGVHLSPRADLHDMGDENLAETFGYVARELGKRGIAYICAREHEAADSLGPQLKAAFGGPYIVNERFTKDSANAWIAAGKADAVAFGVPFIANPDLPARLKADAPLNEAHPETFYAKGPVGYIDYPTL
- the rpoS gene encoding RNA polymerase sigma factor RpoS: MSEEDDTTPTPRTKSKKATATKQHKYIDYTRALDATQLYLNEIGFSPLLSPAEEVHFARLSQSGDPAGRKRMIESNLRLVVKIARRYVNRGLSLLDLIEEGNLGLIRAVEKFDPERGFRFSTYATWWIRQTIERAIMNQTRTIRLPIHVVKELNVYLRAARELTQKLDHEPSPEEIANLLEKPVSEVKRMLGLNERVSSVDVSLGPDSDKTLLDTLTDDRPTDPCELLQDDDLSQSIDQWLSELTDKQREVVIRRFGLRGHESSTLEDVGLEIGLTRERVRQIQVEGLKRLREILERNGLSSESLFQ